AAGGCCAGGGCATGGGATTCTCCCACCAGCCACCCCATGCCCCCCACCTGTGgcccccaataaatatttgcagggGACGCCGGGGCTGGTGGCCCTGGCAGGGGTGGGCGTGCGCCAGCCCTATTTCAGGCAGCGCTCAAAGTAGGTGGAGCCGATATAGCCACCTCGCATGGAGCGCTGCACATTCTGCTCAAACAGCCGCCGGTTGTTCTGCAGGACCTCGGCGGCCTCCTTGTTCAGTGGGTCTTCAGGGTTGGGCTCCTGTGGCCGGTATGGGTGGGGGTCAACAGGCCCTAAGAGCAGAGAGGGCCaacctccaacccccaccccccccccgcctgacCCCCACCCCTACTCACCAAGAAGAGATACTGCAGGCCATAAATTATGGAGTTTATCGTAAGGACTGGTTTCCAGTCCTCTCTGTGGACAAAGAATCAGGGTCAGACACTGGTGAGTggccaccacagagcctgctgggactGAACAGGTCAGGCCCAGGAGAAAGCTAAGGGCAAGACTTGAAGAAAATGTGGAGATGAAGAGATAGAGTACCACAGAgcacaggagagagggaaagggcagaCATCTGTGCAGTCCAAAGTCAGGGCCCTCACCTGAGGATGTTGAGGCAGACGTTGCCCTCGAGGTCAATGTTGGGGTGATAGACCATTGTCTCACACTTCACCTTGGGGGGGTCATGTGGGTAACCCTGGCCCACCTGGctccaaaaagagagagaaaatagatagGTGCCCCAGCAGTGCCTGGTTGGGTCCTCAGCTGTTGCCTCCTCAGCCAGGGAACCATCCCTGCCCACCTGGGACTCACCTTAAAACTGAACACAAACTTCCCACTCTTGTAGAAACCCtgtgaaaagaaagaggaaggtgtTAGGGCACCATCCTGCAGGGCTTGGCGGGTAAACCAGGTCTCCCAACACAaggtgcccccgccccccggccatGCCTGGGAGTCCAACTTAGTGTGCCCTTACCTCATCAGGACAAATAACCAGTTTGAAGTTGAGGAGATCGTCTGGATCTGAGAAACTGATGTCACACGTCTTGGGCAGGTTCAGCTCGTTTATGTCTGGGTTTGCACagcagagaaagggaacaaaaagagggagagatgagGGCACTCAGAGCAGGTGTAGGTGCTAGATCCATGGCATACTTCAAACATGCATTTTCAACTGTGCTATGCAATAGTTCCTGGCCCAGGGTAAGTTCCAATTCTTCTGAATTTATAGCCTTATGTCTCAGCACTTGAGAGCGGGGTACCCCCAACCCAGCTCCCAAATGCTCCCACTCCCCTGTGGCCTCCAAGAGCCTCCAACTACCCCAAACCTCAGGATCCCCAAACATGACCTCCATTTTCTAGCGGACACTGTTGGTCCCCACCTATCCACCCAAACTCAAGGATGCTGCCCCCCATTGTCTCCTCACCAATCCTGTCCCCatgtctctcctctcttctgtttGTCATCCCAAATTCAGGTACCCATCTAACCCTCAGACACATGCGTTCCCATTGCTGTACCCCTCTAAGATTCCCACCGCCTACAGCACGACAGTCTAATTGCAACCTTACTCCCATCTCCAGTTCCTAGCACACACTCTCGCCCCTCCATGTGTCATCCCAAGCCCCCAAATAGCCGTGTGACCCCCAGACCCACAAATCGGTCCCCAAAACTTACTGCACCCCATCTGATTCTCAGATTCCTAATGATCCCAACATACTTCCCTAAATTTTCTCCCACTCCTATCCCCAATCCTTGGCCCCCCACTATCCAATCTCCTCTTTGTCACCCATATTCCTGCTGACCCCTATATTCTGGAGTCCCCCGCCTCCTACCCGCCCTCCATTGACGGACTCTCTGATTCTCGGTCCCTAATGCAAGATGCCTGGCTTTGGCTTTCTAAATATCCTAAATGTTCTACATTTGGACCCCTGTCTCTGACCCCTCCGGTGACTACATTACTCACCCCTAATGCCCCATCACACCAAACTAAGGCCCTAACCTCCAACCCACCACTTCTGTGGCCACATCTCTGACCCCCACTGACTGCATAATTCCACTCCCGAAACCTATAACATCCCACCCCAGGCGCTGACCtccgacccccacccccatcccccgaACCCCTACCCTTCTGGATCCGCAGCTGCGCAGCCGACGCCTTCTTGCTGCTGCCCTTGGTGCCGCCCGCcgactcctcctccttcttctgctgCTTCAGCGAGAACAGCTTGATCatcctgccgccgccgccgctgccgccgctgcGGGGCCCGGGACCCCGGCCACCCGGCCCCCTGCCGCCACCCGCGCCGCCTCCGCCACTCGAACCCGCCGCCGCGGCCTCCtccgctgctgctgccgccgccgcccgcccggccTGCCGCGCCGCTCCGCGCCCACCGCGCGGCCCGCGTCGGCTCCCGTAGTCCGGCTCCGGCCTGGCCCAGCGCCTCGGGCTCGCTCGGCGGCGCTCGGGCCGACTCGGCTGTTCTCGGGCCCGctaggccccgcccccacccggccgctccctcctccccctcgtCCGCTTAGGTCCCCTCAGGCCCAGCAGCGGCCGTGCCGCCTGTCCGTTCACTCGTTCCCACCGCGAGGGGGTGCGGCtcgaggggaaggaggaggcggcggccgcGGTGGCGGCGGCCGCGTACTGAGGGAGGCTCGGCTTCCGCGGCAGCAGCGGCTTCGGCGCGGAGGTCCGCAACGGCCTCGGGCGCCCCACCGCTTCGGATATTTCCGTCGCTCGCCGACTTCGGCTTTTCTTGCCCGGCCTGCGCTGTGCGCCTGCGCAGCCGCCGCCACCCCGCGTTGCTCAGCGATAGGTCTTGGTATTCGGACACTTTCGGCTAAGCTCGGTCATTTCCGGGGACGCTCGTGGGTCCAGGCATGGGCGGTGCCGCCGCCATCTTTAAGTGGGGCAGATTCAGGTCGCTTCGCTCGTAGTCCACCCGTGCAGACGGCTGAGTGGGTGGGTCACACGAGGTCCTTGCCCCTGGAGGTCACAGAGGCAGGGTGACCAGGGCGGGCCAGAGCCACGGCAAGGCCATAGGCGTTGCCCAAGGAGTGCGGGGTCGAGTACCCTCGATGTCCCACCGCAAACGCAACCCGCTCGCGGAGATCCTGGCTGAGGTAAACTAGCAAATAAAACGTGTATTGCGCTAGAGAGTGGTAAGCACTTTGGGAGTTCACATAGGTGGACACTTAGATGGGAATGTGGGGCAGGGGTGTTCTCGGAGCGGGTCCCGAGTTCCAGTGGGGACGCTTTGCGATCTTCAGCTCTCGGTATGGTCAGCCTCCACTCCAATCACGGCTCAGCGTTTCTCTGAGGGCGGGAGAAAGCGGCGCGGGGCGGTTCTGCGACTTCCGGTTGTCACCACGGAAACCGTCAGGCGGGTGAGCTGCGCGGCGAGGGTTGGATCGGGTTTGGGGCAGGGCAGATGGGTGCATCCGGAGCTCTGCAGCTTGGTCCTTTTGCGACCGAGTGCGGCTCCCGCTGTACGTCCCCTTGCGTCTCTAAGGCGACCTACCGTCATCGCCTGGGGCTTTGTGGAAGAGGTCTTGGCGGTCCAGTTGGGCCGGCACTGGGGTTGGATAGGGGTGTTTACGGGTTCCTCTCAGCCGTCTTCCCCGGAGCCAGGCCCGCAGTCCTGACTTAAGAGGAGTCGCCCTGACACCATCTCATCCCCAGCGCCTCCTCAGACCCGACCTGGCGTCCACTTCAGCCGTCCTCACCTCAGGGAGTCGCCTCCACCTCTTCGGATCTTGGGCTGGCGTCCATCTTGGCCCCAGCCTCCTTAGAGGCCCTGCTCTGTGGGTTCTCTGGTACCATTGACGTCCTCGGGCTCCATGGACTGATCCCAGTCGTGTCTTTGCAACTGCTTCCTCTCAGGCCCTTCCATTCTCAATGTCACCCTCCCAGACACCCCTTTCATTCCTCTGGTTGTGCCCTTATGCCAGCCTCACAgtttcagcatcctttcttaattcCTTTGTGCGTTGCGTGCTGGAGAGGTGCCAGGGTGAGGAAAGGGACTCAGGAGCGTCAAACAGTTCAAATCGGGGGCTGACATTGCAACCATCCCAGCGTTCTCAGGCTTCAGACATGGCTGGTCTCAGGACTCACATGGCCCCTCCAGACTCACTCTTcctctatccctttctctctgttcgtCTCAGCCATTCTGCTCTCCCGATTTATTGTACAGGCTATCTCCAGCCGAAGGTTGATGACCATTCTTTTTGCAGCCAGTCTCAGGGGTGTTGCCTGTTGGTCACACTAAACCATGTGTCCATCCTCAGGCCAGTTTCTGAGGCCCATCAGCTGAAGGCCCATCTGAGGATGGGGTATGGTTCCCTGGAGAGGTGGCGCTGCACTAGCCAAAGCTAGACTCATGTGGTCTGTGACCTTATGGCTTCCTAACCATCCAGTGGGGAAGACTGAACCATGGAACAAAATGCTGGGTAAAGGGGGTCATGGGATCTGGACCAGGAAGGAGGGGATGGCTGTGCTGAGGCTGGGGGTTGAGTTGGAAGTGGTGCAGCTGTGTTTCCCTTGTTATTCTCATGGCCACACGGTGACAGAGGGGCACAGGTGGTTTGGGTGGTGAGGGTGCCTGTATCCTCTGGGCCTGGCATTTGGAGGGATTGGGCAGCACATGGCAGGTGAAGAGTGAGAGTGGAAGTGCACTTGGGGTGTTAGCACAGCTTCTGGGAGCTGTAGCTGGGAAGATAGGATTGGTTTTGGAAAGGAAGCGCAGGAGCGGGCAAGGAAGGGAGGCTGAGTATTGTGGGCCTCCAGGCTGGTGGTTGGGATCAGAGGAGTGGTTCTCTCCAATGGAGAGAATTGGACAGGTTTAGGAGGCTTGGGGTTGGGAATAAGAATAAATGGATGCATGCAGCATAGGGAGACTGTGCTTGGGAGTAAACAGTATAGGCTCAGGTACAGATGATCCAGGGACAGGCTGGTTGGGCACTGTTGTAGCTTCCCCAGATGCCAGTGCCTTAGGGGTTCCCCTCCTGGCTTCCCCCTGTGGCTCTGGCTGAGTGAGGCCAAGTGGTCATCCTGTCTAAGCCCTCAGCTCTGCTGACAGTATGGCAGCCGTTGGGTTCACAATCCGCAGCCTGGCTTGCAGAGGTGTCCCCAGCCAACTGTAGAAATAGCcttttgtggggtggggggtgttggggCTCTCACATCACTTTTCATGTGTGTTTCTTAGAGGACTGGTTCAGCAGGTTGGGTCCATGGACTTCTCATGACTTTGGGCATGGGGCCTTGGCCTGATGTCTGCATGCTTTTCGTGTGTGTTGTAATTTTTCTTGTGTGGAATTTCAAGTTGTTAAATAGTTATGTGTGCAGATTTCTCATCATGTTCTTCTTAAACCAAGATGATCAAAACATGAGAGcagcctttttctctttgtttctgattataaaattcacacaggctttgaaaaaaaatccatgtcaCAGGATTTATGAAGTTGTGGCAGTACCCCTCACCCTCAGAGCACTAGGTATCTCAGTGTTTGTGTGCCTTCCTTAATCTGACTCCCAGCCTCCGCCTAGGGACCAGtgactgccctcctcccctctgatTCATATATCCCAGATGAGAGTCCTTAGAGTTCCTTTTATAGTTGGAGAGGACAATGAGTGTTGGCATAGGGCCCAggggactccccccacccccagctgtgtCACATGGGAGTGTACCTACATGGGGACCTGTTGACTCTGCCAGATGTAGATTCCACAGTGGCCCTAGTCCTGGTTGGGGCTAGGccagggggagatggggagaggggcagagtaggagagggaagggagcaggAAACACACCATCTCTGGGATGGCTATTGGAAGCCTCTGGCCCAGGTGGCTTGTCTTCTTTCCCTGATTTCAGGACTCCAGTCTTGTAGCAGCAGAGGAAAGTCCAGGTGTATTTCTGGAAGAAACTTGGACATGAGCCTCAAGAAGTTGTTCctgggggtgcctgcatggctcattgggttaggtgtccgactcctgagtttggctcaggtcatctcctggttcatgagtttgaaaccCTCAGAACGAGAGCAAGATGACGCCTGCCCAGAGTGGGGTTTAAGTCCCAAGCCAGATCGTGATGCATGAATATTCTTTATTTGGCActgcttttcattctgtttttggCGCCCAGTATACCCACcgtttggggggcaggggtgctAGGTCAAGGGCCTACAATCAGATGGAGGGGGCAGATAACTAGGGCAAGAGGAAAAGTAGAGGGTTCCAGAGATGCCAGCCTACAATCTGCAGGACGTTGAACCCGTAATGGCAGCAACTGTATTTTCATGTAAGCTGCTGCTGGCTGTGTTTCCTATGGCTTGCCACTGAACACATTCCTCATAGAGACCATCCAGTGTGGGGTAGCCTTTGGGGGTTGTGGACCTGGCCAGGGTTGGTGGAGACTGTGGCCCATGGAATGTGAATGATTACTAGAGGGCTGGGGAAGTGGCCTGGGGCTAGGTGACTTCAATTTCCAGACTGGCTGGGGTTCTATCCTAAAGGGAACCTAACCTGAGCACCTGCTGGTAGTTAACATGCATGAAAGAATCTAGATTTCTAGATAAAACCTTCCAGCTTTTATGCCTAAGAAATGGCTTCCTTGGTTTAAAGTTTTACAAACATATCCCTAGCTCTGGCCTGCTGGACACCAGTTTGCTACTTCTGTTGCACCTGATGATCTTGGCTGGCTGGGGAAAACTGGGCCAGTCCTCACTTGGTAGTTGACCTGACCCAAGGTTGTTCAGGTTGAAGGCATCACAGACAAATAGTACAGTAGGCATGGTACAAGGCAGCACCCACAAGATGCTGTTAGGAGTCACCCCTGCAGGGGGCCATGGCTCTCACAGAGACTGCGTGGTTGCAGAAGTAGTAGATGGGTGGGGTGGATGGAGGGACCCGCCCAAC
The Lynx canadensis isolate LIC74 chromosome E2, mLynCan4.pri.v2, whole genome shotgun sequence genome window above contains:
- the UBE2M gene encoding NEDD8-conjugating enzyme Ubc12, translated to MIKLFSLKQQKKEEESAGGTKGSSKKASAAQLRIQKDINELNLPKTCDISFSDPDDLLNFKLVICPDEGFYKSGKFVFSFKVGQGYPHDPPKVKCETMVYHPNIDLEGNVCLNILREDWKPVLTINSIIYGLQYLFLEPNPEDPLNKEAAEVLQNNRRLFEQNVQRSMRGGYIGSTYFERCLK